Proteins encoded together in one Lepisosteus oculatus isolate fLepOcu1 chromosome 2, fLepOcu1.hap2, whole genome shotgun sequence window:
- the LOC102693989 gene encoding leucine-rich repeat neuronal protein 1 gives MGRPEDSLRLVAACLLLSLCLSSPASPHCPPQCICETRPWYTPQSVFHQAKTVDCNELQLSSIPWNISGDTQVLLLQSNNISKVTTELQSLINLTELDLSQNHFARMQDIGLSNLTQLITLYLEENQVKELPDFCLKDLVSLEELYINHNQISTIGPKAFAGLGNLLRLHLNSNKLAAIDSGWFEFLPNLEILMIGENPIRGLQGMNFQPLSKLHSLVLAGMGLKNVPANTFEGLSYLESLSFFDNQLAAVPREALRGLPNLKFLDLNKNPISRVQEGDFSHFPHLEELSLNNMDELVAIERGAFAHLPDMAKLEIRNNPRLSYIDRGAFLDVAGLRTLLVSNNDLSLLPRELLASFPLLDEISLHSNPLRCDCLSNWGAILGNQSTLRLLETQITLCATPPQLSGRPLQEVVTTGFSLASNTCLPLISLHTFPAQLNATTGQRLTLNCWAMADPAPQFYWVTPAGDKVTSGPASAALAPSSSSRKHRVQGQGALEILRVEPEDAGLYTCVAWNSEGADTRSVSLHVAGGGGAAAEGGEPGAGNATGGLVILAKVVHSRSVVLAWRLAPSVTASGREAPPPRWATATMKIDNPQVSYTAKVPVDIQEYNLTHLLPSTEYKVCLTVSSSTERQTQRSCVNVTTKEATFAVEMVAQPSSVALAAVMGSMFAICIMALLVFYMGRRMKQKACHHSLKTYMQHATAIPLNELYPPLINLWESEAEKEKECTLDAQAPQIDTSKTYLW, from the coding sequence ATGGGAAGACCTGAGGACAGTCTGCGGCTGGTGGCAGCCtgcctcctgctctctctgtgCCTCTCCTCCCCCGCCAGCCCCCACTGCCCCCCGCAGTGCATCTGCGAGACCCGGCCCTGGTACACCCCCCAGTCCGTGTTCCACCAGGCCAAGACTGTGGACTGCAACGAGCTGCAGCTGAGCAGCATCCCCTGGAACATCTCGGGGGACACCCAGGTGTTGCTCCTGCAGAGCAACAACATCTCCAAGGTGACCACAGAGCTTCAGAGCCTGATCAACCTGACCGAGCTGGACCTGTCCCAGAACCACTTTGCCCGGATGCAGGACATCGGCCTGTCCAACCTGACCCAGCTCATCACTCTCTACCTGGAGGAGAACCAGGTGAAGGAGCTGCCGGATTTTTGCCTGAAGGACCTTGTCAGCTTGGAGGAGCTCTACATTAACCACAACCAGATCTCCACCATCGGCCCCAAGGCGTTCGCCGGGCTGGGCAACCTGCTGAGGCTGCACCTCAACTCCAACAAGCTGGCAGCCATCGACAGTGGCTGGTTTGAGTTCCTCCCCAACCTCGAGATCCTCATGATTGGGGAGAACCCCATCCGGGGGCTGCAGGGCATGAACTTCCAGCCCCTGTCCAAGCTGCACAGCCTGGTGCTGGCTGGCATGGGGCTAAAGAATGTGCCAGCCAACACTTTTGAAGGCCTGTCCTACCTGGAGAGCCTCTCCTTCTTTGACAACCAGCTCGCCGCCGTCCCCAGGGAGGCCCTGCGGGGCTTGCCGAACCTCAAGTTCCTGGACCTGAACAAGAACCCCATCAGCCGGGTGCAGGAGGGGGACTTCAGTCACTTCCCCCACCTGGAGGAGCTCAGCCTGAACAACATGGATGAGCTGGTGGCCATCGAGCGGGGGGCCTTCGCCCACCTCCCCGACATGGCCAAGTTAGAGATCCGCAACAACCCCCGGCTCTCCTACATCGACCGGGGAGCGTTCCTGGATGTGGCCGGGCTGCGCACGCTGCTGGTCAGCAACAACGACCTCAGCCTGCTGCCCCGCGAGCTCCTGGCCTCCTTCCCCCTCCTAGACGAGATCAGCCTGCACAGCAACCCCTTGCGCTGCGATTGCCTCTCCAACTGGGGCGCCATCCTGGGGAACCAGTCCACCTTACGCCTGCTGGAGACCCAGATAACCCTCTGTGCCACCCCACCACAGCTGAGCGGCCGTCCGCTTCAGGAGGTGGTCACGACGGGCTTCAGCCTTGCCAGCAACACCTGCCTGCCCCTCATCTCCCTGCACACGTTCCCAGCACAGCTCAACGCCACCACCGGACAGCGCCTCACTCTGAACTGCTGGGCAATGGCTGACCCGGCGCCCCAGTTCTACTGGGTGACCCCAGCGGGGGACAAGGTCACCTCCGGCCCCGCCTCTGCCGCGCTCGCCCCCTCCTCCAGCAGCCGGAAGCACAGGGTGCAAGGACAGGGCGCCCTGGAGATCCTTCGCGTCGAACCCGAGGACGCGGGGCTCTACACCTGCGTGGCGTGGAACTCTGAGGGGGCGGACACGCGCAGCGTGAGCCTGCACGTGGCCGGGGGCGGGGGGGCGGCGGCCGAGGGCGGAGAGCCGGGGGCGGGGAACGCCACCGGGGGCCTGGTGATCCTGGCCAAGGTTGTCCACTCCCGCTCGGTGGTGCTGGCGTGGCGGCTGGCCCCGTCCGTCACGGCCTCCGGCCGCGAGGCCCCGCCGCCCCGGTGGGCCACCGCCACCATGAAGATCGACAACCCGCAGGTCAGCTACACGGCCAAGGTGCCCGTGGACATCCAGGAGTACAACCTCACCCACCTGCTGCCCTCCACCGAGTACAAAGTCTGCCTGACCGTCTCCTCCTCCACCGAGCGCCAGACCCAGCGCTCCTGCGTCAACGTGACCACCAAGGAGGCCACCTTCGCCGTGGAGATGGTGGCCCAGCCCTCCAGCGTGGCCCTGGCCGCCGTGATGGGCTCCATGTTCGCCATCTGCATCATGGCCCTGCTGGTCTTCTACATGGGCCGCCGGATGAAGCAGAAGGCCTGCCACCACTCGCTGAAGACGTACATGCAGCACGCCACCGCCATCCCCCTGAACGAGCTGTACCCCCCCCTCATCAACCTGTGGGAGAGCGAGgcggagaaggagaaggagtgcACCCTGGACGCACAGGCCCCGCAGATAGACACCTCCAAGACCTACCTGTGGTAG